One genomic window of Helicobacter canis includes the following:
- a CDS encoding phosphatidate cytidylyltransferase, with protein MEQPNDQSLNQPAKQQPDTPESNVESNVGSNAQSSPASEEYVDSTTQTSNAHASTHTGRLHLAKEKFASESARYITAALLVVGIAILLIWNNALVIWAVLGVAFMLGFRESLSLYKLEENLWLYALAVGVWILAFFSARPIESALIACIILASVVAYKQHLSPKSILPFLYPTLPFLALYSVYVDFGVLRVVWLILIVALCDIGAYFGGRIFGKTPFSPTSPKKTLEGVIIGLAVAVVIGSIAGILMLNTHFFLAIALSLFVALCGVFGDLYESYLKRRAEVKDSGAILPGHGGILDRFDAVLFGAVGMHFVLMFFDEFACTKCSILDAGLL; from the coding sequence ATGGAGCAGCCAAATGATCAATCACTCAACCAGCCAGCCAAGCAGCAGCCTGATACGCCAGAATCTAATGTGGAATCTAATGTAGGGTCTAATGCACAATCCAGCCCAGCTAGCGAGGAATATGTGGATTCTACTACGCAGACTTCTAATGCCCACGCTAGCACGCACACTGGGCGATTACACTTAGCTAAGGAGAAATTCGCAAGCGAGAGTGCGCGCTATATCACTGCTGCGCTACTTGTCGTGGGTATTGCGATTTTGCTTATTTGGAACAACGCTCTTGTGATTTGGGCGGTGCTTGGCGTGGCGTTTATGCTAGGCTTTAGAGAATCTCTTAGCCTATATAAACTTGAAGAAAATTTGTGGCTTTATGCCCTTGCAGTGGGCGTTTGGATTCTAGCATTTTTCAGCGCACGCCCTATAGAATCTGCTCTTATAGCCTGTATCATTCTAGCAAGCGTAGTAGCCTATAAACAACACCTTAGCCCAAAATCTATCCTGCCGTTTCTCTACCCAACTTTGCCATTTTTAGCATTGTATAGTGTGTATGTGGATTTTGGTGTGCTGCGCGTGGTGTGGCTGATCTTGATCGTGGCATTATGCGATATAGGGGCATATTTTGGTGGCAGAATCTTTGGGAAAACACCCTTTAGCCCAACAAGTCCTAAAAAGACTTTAGAAGGGGTGATTATCGGGCTAGCGGTGGCGGTGGTCATCGGTAGTATTGCTGGGATTTTAATGCTTAATACACACTTTTTCCTTGCGATTGCTTTGAGCTTGTTTGTCGCGCTTTGTGGGGTGTTTGGCGACTTGTATGAAAGCTATCTTAAACGCAGAGCAGAGGTTAAAGACTCTGGCGCGATCTTGCCCGGACACGGCGGGATCTTAGATCGCTTTGATGCGGTGTTGTTTGGTGCTGTTGGAATGCATTTTGTCTTAATGTTTTTTGATGAGTTTGCCTGCACTAAATGCTCGATTTTAGATGCGGGACTGCTGTGA
- a CDS encoding RluA family pseudouridine synthase, which yields MLMPFIRERHSIQAPIKSTRFLIKTLGFSPKLAQKTIDKARFRLPDNTPIHKSQLISGEVWLTRFVDTYPQSELLSPIFSTKDFTLFDKPAKLLTHPKGTFTHKSLVDSIRHFCGTQAQPVHRLDYETSGAILVAKTRQSEKALKDLVATKQVEKLYLAKIRGILRDEILIDAPIYTPHKHARGHLSIRSCISDKGKDSRTLLTPIHIDTAHNCTYIHARPFTGRTHQIRLHCAHIGHPICGDLLYGASDCVADSYLNALKEHFHTVSLESTFSHNAAQAQKTQKLQEVDFGKKVDSRENVIFHKTAKPLESTCKNTQRAEILESTLHTSPRNTLLAQTLCLHAFSLHFCYDHTTYALSTHPPSWWLDSSEYPNGKT from the coding sequence ATGCTAATGCCCTTTATCCGCGAGAGACACTCTATACAAGCTCCCATAAAATCCACGCGCTTTCTCATTAAGACTTTGGGCTTCTCTCCAAAGCTCGCGCAAAAGACAATCGATAAAGCTAGATTTCGACTCCCAGATAACACCCCTATCCACAAATCCCAGCTCATAAGTGGCGAAGTGTGGCTCACGCGCTTTGTGGATACCTATCCGCAAAGTGAGCTGCTCTCTCCAATATTTTCTACAAAAGATTTCACCCTTTTTGATAAGCCAGCCAAATTGCTCACCCACCCCAAAGGCACTTTCACACACAAAAGCCTAGTGGATTCTATCCGCCATTTTTGCGGCACGCAAGCTCAGCCAGTCCATAGGCTAGATTATGAGACGAGTGGGGCGATCCTTGTGGCAAAGACTAGGCAGAGTGAAAAAGCCCTAAAAGATCTTGTAGCCACCAAGCAAGTAGAGAAGCTCTATCTAGCAAAAATCAGGGGTATATTGCGCGATGAGATTCTTATTGACGCACCAATCTACACACCACATAAGCACGCAAGAGGACATCTCTCTATCCGCTCTTGTATCAGTGATAAGGGGAAAGATTCTCGCACGCTTCTTACACCCATACACATCGACACAGCGCATAATTGCACCTATATCCACGCTAGACCTTTCACAGGCAGGACACACCAAATCCGCCTGCATTGTGCCCACATAGGACACCCTATTTGCGGCGATTTGCTCTATGGGGCAAGCGATTGTGTGGCGGATTCTTACCTAAACGCACTCAAAGAGCATTTTCACACCGTCTCCCTAGAATCCACTTTTTCACACAATGCCGCACAAGCACAAAAAACACAGAAATTACAAGAAGTGGATTTTGGCAAAAAGGTGGATTCTAGGGAAAATGTTATTTTTCATAAAACAGCCAAGCCCCTAGAATCCACTTGTAAAAACACCCAAAGAGCAGAAATCCTAGAATCCACTTTACACACTAGCCCAAGAAACACACTCCTAGCACAGACTCTCTGCCTCCACGCCTTTAGCCTGCACTTTTGCTACGACCACACTACCTACGCTCTTTCTACCCACCCACCATCGTGGTGGCTAGATTCTAGCGAATACCCAAATGGTAAAACCTAG
- a CDS encoding 2-oxoglutarate ferredoxin oxidoreductase subunit beta: MAFNYDEYLRVDKMPTLWCWGCGDGVILKSIIRTIDALGWKMDDVCLVSGIGCSGRMSSYVNCNTVHTTHGRALAYATGIKLANPKKHVIVVSGDGDALAIGGNHTIHASRRNIDLNYVLVNNFIYGLTNSQTSPTTPQGMWTVTAQFGNIENSFDPCKLVDAAGATFVARESVLDPKKIEKVLYEGFKHEGFSFFDIHSNCHINLGRKNKMGEAVQTLKWIESRTISKRKYDELSEEEKVGKFPTGILKHDTSRIEYCRAYEGVIEKAQAQKGGH; this comes from the coding sequence ATGGCTTTTAATTACGATGAATACTTGCGCGTGGATAAAATGCCTACACTTTGGTGCTGGGGCTGTGGCGATGGCGTTATTTTAAAATCAATTATCCGCACAATCGATGCTTTGGGCTGGAAAATGGATGATGTATGCTTGGTAAGTGGGATTGGGTGTAGCGGGAGAATGAGCTCTTATGTCAATTGTAACACTGTGCATACTACACACGGCAGGGCTCTTGCCTATGCCACAGGGATCAAGCTTGCCAACCCTAAAAAGCATGTCATTGTCGTAAGTGGCGATGGCGATGCGCTTGCCATTGGTGGAAATCACACAATCCACGCCAGCAGACGCAATATCGATCTAAATTATGTCCTTGTCAATAACTTTATCTATGGACTTACAAACTCTCAAACTTCTCCTACTACGCCGCAAGGTATGTGGACTGTAACAGCGCAATTTGGCAATATCGAAAATAGCTTTGATCCGTGTAAGCTTGTCGATGCAGCAGGTGCGACATTTGTCGCTAGAGAATCCGTGCTTGATCCCAAAAAGATTGAAAAAGTGCTCTATGAAGGCTTCAAACACGAGGGATTTAGCTTCTTTGACATTCATAGCAACTGCCATATCAATCTTGGGCGTAAAAACAAAATGGGCGAAGCAGTGCAAACACTCAAATGGATAGAATCCCGCACGATTAGCAAGCGCAAATACGATGAGCTAAGTGAAGAAGAAAAGGTAGGTAAATTCCCAACAGGAATACTAAAGCACGATACAAGCAGGATTGAATATTGTCGCGCGTATGAGGGCGTGATTGAAAAAGCACAAGCACAAAAAGGAGGGCATTAA
- a CDS encoding DUF2018 family protein: protein MWEEWNDLEVLAGDPVQKWSDIVLHASPTLAKKELDRLLELLAIYEVAFEESGADLRKFIHTHKEAIEAQKRNIAIESSAKILSENE, encoded by the coding sequence ATGTGGGAAGAATGGAATGATTTAGAAGTGCTAGCAGGAGATCCTGTGCAAAAATGGAGCGATATTGTGCTGCACGCTTCGCCGACACTTGCGAAAAAAGAGCTTGATAGGCTGCTAGAGCTTTTGGCGATCTATGAAGTAGCATTTGAAGAGAGCGGGGCTGATTTGCGGAAGTTTATCCACACACATAAAGAAGCCATAGAAGCGCAAAAGCGCAATATCGCCATAGAATCTAGCGCGAAAATCCTAAGCGAAAACGAATAG
- a CDS encoding 4Fe-4S dicluster domain-containing protein — protein MSNMVAPSQTPVWVNEARCKACDICVSLCPAGVLGMRLDPHKVLGKVIEVAHPESCIGCQECELHCPDFAIYVADRKEFKFAKITPEAQERAQKVRSNNFMALHINTQRK, from the coding sequence ATGTCAAATATGGTTGCCCCTAGTCAAACTCCTGTTTGGGTCAATGAGGCGCGTTGCAAGGCTTGTGATATTTGTGTATCGCTATGTCCTGCTGGTGTGCTTGGTATGCGCCTAGATCCCCATAAAGTTTTGGGCAAGGTGATTGAAGTAGCGCATCCTGAGAGCTGTATAGGCTGTCAAGAGTGTGAGCTTCACTGCCCTGATTTTGCGATTTATGTCGCTGATAGGAAAGAGTTTAAATTCGCCAAAATCACCCCCGAAGCGCAAGAGAGAGCGCAAAAGGTGCGTAGCAATAACTTTATGGCTTTACATATCAATACACAAAGGAAGTAA
- a CDS encoding 2-oxoglutarate synthase subunit alpha — MREVISGGNELVAKAAIDAGCRFYGGYPITPSSDIMHEMSVLLPKNDGHFIQMEDEISGICAALGASMSGVKSMTGSSGPGISLKVEQIGLGFMAEVPLVIADVMRSGPSTGMPTRVAQGDVGFLKHPTHGDFKSVAIAPGNLEESYTQTIRAFNLAEELMTPVFLLLDETIGHMYGKTYIPDIEEVQKSIINRRTFTGDPKSYQPYDVKPDEGAILNPFFQGYRYHITGLHHGPLGFPTEDATMGQALIDRLYNKIESKESYICQNEELDLEGAEIAIIAYGSTALSVKEAMIELKKMGKKVGLFRPITLWPSPKTRLKQLGETYKKILVIELNKGQYLEEIERIFERKVEFMGQANGRSISPTQIIDRIKEM, encoded by the coding sequence ATGCGAGAGGTAATTTCTGGTGGCAATGAGCTTGTAGCAAAAGCCGCAATTGATGCGGGCTGTCGTTTTTATGGTGGATACCCTATCACACCATCTTCTGATATTATGCACGAGATGAGCGTGCTTCTCCCTAAAAACGATGGACACTTTATCCAAATGGAAGATGAGATTAGCGGGATTTGCGCTGCGCTTGGTGCCTCGATGAGTGGGGTAAAATCTATGACAGGTAGCTCTGGTCCGGGGATCTCGCTAAAGGTGGAGCAAATCGGACTTGGCTTTATGGCGGAAGTGCCTTTGGTGATCGCTGATGTTATGCGCTCAGGTCCATCAACAGGTATGCCTACGCGCGTGGCGCAAGGTGATGTAGGGTTTTTGAAGCACCCCACACACGGGGATTTTAAGTCTGTCGCTATTGCGCCGGGCAATCTTGAAGAATCTTACACGCAAACAATCCGTGCTTTTAATCTTGCAGAAGAGCTGATGACTCCTGTATTTTTGCTCCTTGATGAAACTATCGGGCATATGTATGGCAAAACCTATATTCCAGATATTGAAGAGGTGCAAAAAAGCATTATCAATCGCCGCACTTTTACAGGCGACCCCAAGAGCTATCAGCCCTATGATGTCAAGCCTGATGAAGGGGCGATTTTGAATCCATTTTTCCAAGGCTATCGCTACCACATCACAGGACTTCACCACGGACCACTAGGCTTCCCCACAGAAGATGCGACAATGGGGCAGGCTTTGATCGATCGACTCTATAATAAAATCGAGTCTAAAGAGTCCTATATCTGCCAAAATGAAGAGCTTGATTTAGAGGGGGCAGAGATTGCTATCATCGCCTATGGCTCTACGGCACTATCAGTCAAAGAAGCGATGATTGAGCTAAAGAAAATGGGTAAAAAGGTAGGATTATTCCGCCCGATTACTCTTTGGCCAAGTCCTAAGACAAGACTCAAGCAGCTTGGAGAAACTTACAAAAAAATCCTTGTGATCGAGCTAAACAAAGGGCAGTATTTAGAAGAAATTGAGCGTATCTTTGAGCGCAAAGTAGAGTTTATGGGACAGGCTAATGGGCGCAGTATATCGCCTACACAAATTATCGATAGAATTAAGGAGATGTAA
- the hisD gene encoding histidinol dehydrogenase — translation MIATLHTSQSGFTQAFQAILNRGQEDLQNAQSIVLPLLNEIRTQGLEALLAQVARFDGFAPKNLADLVITQEECKSAYEKLDSKTKEALHIAYDRIHAFHTKQKQKSWFDSDEHGSILGQIYMPIDRAGLYIPGGKAAYPSSVLMNAIPALVAGVREIIVCTPTPQGYANPLLLAALHICGITDIYRVGGASAIGVFAYGLHEKGQQIMPKVDVISGPGNVFVATAKKLVFGQVGIDMIAGPSEIAIIADSSANPAYIARDLLSQAEHDEMASSLLFTTSGDLAKQVVSKLAELLPSLPKSAIATASIQNRGAIIICKDLEEAITLCNDLAPEHLELLFDNAFTYLPKIKHAGAIFLGANTPEAIGDYLAGPNHTLPTGGSAKFFSPLSVDTFMKKSSLIAFSQQGINALAKPCAHLAELEGLVAHKLSVLERVAPHDSHQK, via the coding sequence ATGATTGCGACATTACACACAAGTCAAAGTGGCTTTACTCAAGCATTTCAAGCTATCCTTAATAGAGGGCAAGAAGATTTACAAAATGCCCAAAGTATTGTGCTGCCATTGCTAAATGAGATCCGCACGCAAGGGCTAGAAGCTTTGCTAGCGCAAGTGGCGCGATTTGATGGCTTTGCTCCCAAAAATCTAGCCGATCTTGTAATTACACAAGAAGAGTGTAAAAGCGCGTATGAAAAACTGGATTCTAAGACAAAAGAAGCCCTACATATCGCCTATGATAGAATCCACGCATTTCACACAAAGCAGAAGCAAAAATCGTGGTTTGATAGCGATGAGCACGGCTCTATACTTGGGCAAATTTATATGCCCATAGATCGCGCTGGGCTTTATATCCCCGGTGGGAAAGCTGCTTACCCAAGCTCTGTGCTTATGAATGCTATCCCAGCACTTGTAGCAGGGGTGCGTGAGATCATTGTCTGCACGCCCACACCACAAGGCTATGCAAATCCACTATTGCTAGCAGCCTTGCATATTTGTGGCATTACAGATATATATCGCGTAGGTGGGGCTAGTGCGATAGGGGTATTTGCCTATGGGCTACACGAAAAAGGGCAGCAGATTATGCCCAAAGTTGATGTGATCAGCGGACCGGGCAATGTCTTTGTCGCCACGGCAAAAAAGCTTGTCTTTGGGCAAGTGGGGATTGATATGATCGCAGGACCAAGCGAGATTGCTATCATCGCGGATTCTAGTGCTAATCCTGCATATATCGCTAGGGATTTGCTCTCCCAAGCCGAGCACGATGAAATGGCTAGCTCCTTGCTCTTTACTACAAGTGGCGATCTAGCCAAGCAAGTAGTAAGCAAGCTAGCAGAGCTTCTCCCAAGCTTGCCAAAATCCGCTATCGCCACAGCTTCTATACAAAATCGCGGTGCTATTATCATCTGCAAAGACTTGGAAGAAGCCATAACACTCTGCAATGACCTAGCTCCAGAGCATTTAGAGCTATTGTTTGATAATGCTTTCACATATTTGCCAAAGATCAAGCACGCAGGAGCGATATTTCTCGGTGCAAATACACCAGAAGCTATAGGAGACTATCTCGCAGGACCAAACCACACACTCCCCACAGGAGGAAGCGCGAAGTTTTTCTCCCCGCTTAGTGTCGATACTTTTATGAAAAAAAGCTCATTGATCGCCTTTAGTCAGCAGGGCATTAACGCACTTGCTAAGCCTTGTGCGCATTTAGCAGAGCTTGAAGGGCTTGTAGCACACAAGCTCTCTGTCCTAGAGCGCGTGGCACCGCACGACAGCCATCAAAAGTAG
- a CDS encoding transaldolase: MKANVKDFSLWCDFIERGFLQQDFSAHIQEAHFVGATSNPSIFANAILHSSGYAAQLEQLRSTPNLCPKDIYEALAIEDIKLAAQALLGLYEADRDYGYISIEIDPTLSDDAKASIEEGRRLYESIGYENVMIKVPATQAGYEVMGALFREGINVNATLVFSEKQAAQCAKILDKNAKSNARAVISVFVSRFDSAITPAEPLQPELGILNAMVCYGAINELENPRIRPLFASTGAKLPGLAKDYYITNLIAPHSVNTAPLATIQAFLQAPSARVIPWLDRKEALRAISALDCNGSSLESLQAKLFTDGLNAFKQAFNAMLQSLA, translated from the coding sequence ATGAAAGCAAATGTCAAAGATTTTAGCCTGTGGTGTGATTTTATCGAGCGTGGATTCTTGCAGCAAGACTTTAGCGCGCATATACAAGAAGCGCATTTTGTCGGGGCTACGAGCAATCCTAGCATTTTTGCGAACGCGATTTTGCACTCTAGCGGATACGCCGCCCAGCTAGAGCAGCTACGATCTACCCCCAATCTCTGCCCAAAAGACATTTATGAAGCCCTAGCTATAGAGGACATTAAGCTCGCTGCCCAAGCACTTTTAGGACTCTATGAAGCCGATAGGGACTATGGCTATATCAGCATTGAGATCGACCCTACGCTAAGTGATGATGCAAAGGCTAGTATAGAAGAAGGGAGGCGATTGTATGAGAGTATAGGCTATGAAAATGTGATGATCAAAGTCCCTGCCACGCAAGCAGGCTATGAAGTGATGGGCGCACTTTTTAGAGAGGGGATCAATGTCAATGCGACTTTGGTCTTTTCTGAAAAGCAAGCCGCGCAGTGTGCGAAGATTTTGGATAAAAATGCCAAGAGCAATGCCCGCGCGGTGATTAGTGTCTTTGTCTCGCGCTTTGACTCTGCTATCACTCCAGCAGAGCCGCTGCAACCAGAGCTTGGCATACTCAATGCTATGGTGTGCTATGGCGCGATAAATGAGCTAGAAAACCCTAGGATCCGCCCTCTCTTTGCCTCCACAGGCGCGAAGCTCCCGGGACTAGCTAAAGACTACTATATCACCAATCTCATCGCCCCTCATAGTGTCAATACCGCGCCTTTAGCGACTATCCAAGCCTTTTTGCAAGCACCTAGCGCGCGTGTGATCCCTTGGCTTGATAGGAAAGAAGCCTTACGCGCTATCTCTGCCCTAGATTGCAATGGCAGCTCGCTAGAATCCTTACAGGCAAAGCTCTTTACTGATGGGCTAAATGCGTTTAAGCAAGCCTTTAATGCAATGCTCCAAAGCCTAGCCTAG
- the dnaJ gene encoding molecular chaperone DnaJ, whose translation MEEFDYYEILEIERTNDKEVIKKAYRKLALKYHPDRNPDDKSAEERFKQINEAYEILSDDEKRQIYDRYGKDGLERQGKGFSGDFSGFGSIFEDLFGQAFGFGGGRRARAEQEKYDLDFLMRLDLSFKEAVFGCKKSISIVYKTPCNECNGSGSADKQSTTCPDCKGKGQVFIQQGFMAFGQTCPRCQGSGNVITNPCKACKGEGFSTKNEEVEISVPAGVDNEMRLRISGKGNQAKSGARGDLYLVLYVQEDTHFIRNGNDVYIEVPVFFTQILLGAKIHIPSLRGEPIELNLPPNTKDKEQFVFRDEGIADVNGRGKGRLIAQVSITYPKTLSSEQKELIQRLDESFGVHSKPYENIFQEAFEKIKGWFGEKKSEKKKA comes from the coding sequence ATGGAAGAATTTGACTACTATGAGATTCTAGAGATTGAGCGCACAAATGATAAAGAAGTCATCAAAAAGGCTTACCGCAAGCTAGCCCTAAAATACCACCCCGATAGAAATCCAGATGACAAGAGTGCTGAAGAGCGATTTAAGCAGATCAATGAAGCCTATGAGATTCTAAGCGATGATGAGAAGCGGCAAATCTATGACCGCTATGGCAAAGATGGGCTAGAGCGGCAGGGCAAGGGCTTTAGCGGAGATTTTTCTGGGTTTGGCTCGATATTTGAGGATTTGTTTGGGCAGGCATTTGGCTTTGGCGGTGGGAGAAGAGCTAGGGCAGAGCAGGAGAAATATGACCTTGATTTTTTAATGCGGCTTGATCTTAGCTTCAAAGAAGCTGTTTTTGGCTGTAAAAAATCTATCTCCATTGTCTATAAAACCCCTTGTAATGAGTGCAATGGTAGCGGTAGCGCAGATAAGCAATCAACCACCTGCCCAGACTGCAAGGGCAAGGGACAGGTCTTTATCCAGCAGGGGTTTATGGCGTTTGGGCAGACTTGTCCGCGCTGTCAAGGCTCTGGCAATGTCATCACCAATCCTTGCAAAGCCTGCAAGGGAGAGGGCTTTAGCACCAAAAATGAAGAGGTAGAAATCTCTGTCCCAGCAGGCGTGGATAATGAAATGCGCCTACGCATAAGCGGCAAGGGCAATCAAGCAAAAAGTGGAGCTAGGGGGGATTTGTATCTTGTGCTGTATGTGCAAGAAGATACGCACTTTATCCGCAATGGAAATGATGTGTATATTGAAGTGCCTGTGTTTTTCACACAGATTTTACTAGGGGCGAAAATCCATATCCCATCACTACGAGGCGAGCCAATCGAGCTAAATCTCCCACCAAATACAAAAGATAAAGAGCAATTTGTCTTTAGAGATGAGGGGATCGCTGATGTCAATGGCAGGGGCAAGGGTCGCTTGATCGCGCAAGTGTCTATCACATATCCAAAAACACTTAGCAGCGAGCAAAAGGAGCTTATCCAAAGGCTTGATGAGAGCTTCGGCGTGCATAGCAAGCCGTATGAAAACATATTCCAAGAAGCGTTTGAAAAGATCAAAGGCTGGTTTGGCGAGAAAAAGAGCGAGAAAAAGAAAGCTTAA
- the dxr gene encoding 1-deoxy-D-xylulose-5-phosphate reductoisomerase codes for MIVLGSTGSIGVAALEIASTFSREVEALAAGRNISLLNQQIATYRPKFVAIADERDLGGLEARGARVFVGGDGICEMLEIASSSLVINAIVGFAGLKPSLHTQYCKKTLALANKESLVAGGWLLDTKAITPIDSEHFGLWYLHTNRAIRRLVITASGGAFRDTPIHAIKEQTKSSALKHPNWQMGQKITIDSASMMNKIFEILEAYWLFGYKEIEAFIERSSSVHALIEFIDGSTTAHFALPDMHLPIAYAIDPIRAAATAIIPPMDLSQILSIRFDPIELDRYPLYGLKDMLLEDPKLGVIVNASNEQAIAHFLQDRIKFGALSEIVEQALSVFAPSLTELDSYHAIASLDAQVRAWCDELIQSRIS; via the coding sequence GTGATTGTCTTAGGTAGCACGGGGTCTATTGGCGTAGCGGCACTAGAGATTGCTAGCACATTTTCTCGTGAAGTAGAAGCTCTTGCTGCAGGGCGCAATATCTCCTTGCTTAATCAGCAAATCGCTACTTATCGCCCAAAGTTTGTCGCTATCGCTGATGAGCGTGATCTAGGAGGCTTGGAGGCTAGGGGGGCTAGGGTATTTGTGGGTGGAGATGGGATTTGTGAAATGCTAGAGATAGCATCATCTTCTTTGGTGATAAATGCCATTGTGGGCTTTGCTGGGCTTAAGCCATCACTGCATACGCAATATTGCAAAAAGACTCTAGCCCTTGCTAATAAAGAATCCCTTGTCGCAGGGGGCTGGCTGCTTGATACTAAAGCAATTACGCCCATTGATAGTGAGCATTTTGGCTTATGGTATTTGCATACAAATCGCGCGATAAGGCGGCTTGTCATCACGGCTAGTGGAGGGGCATTCCGCGATACTCCTATCCACGCTATCAAAGAGCAAACAAAATCTAGCGCACTCAAGCACCCAAATTGGCAAATGGGGCAGAAGATCACCATAGATTCTGCAAGTATGATGAATAAGATTTTTGAGATCTTAGAGGCGTATTGGCTCTTTGGCTACAAGGAGATTGAAGCCTTTATCGAGCGAAGCTCAAGCGTGCATGCGCTTATAGAGTTTATCGATGGTAGCACGACTGCGCATTTTGCTTTGCCGGATATGCACTTGCCTATTGCCTATGCGATCGATCCTATAAGAGCTGCGGCAACTGCTATTATACCCCCTATGGATTTATCCCAGATTTTATCGATACGATTTGATCCTATTGAGCTTGATCGCTATCCGCTTTATGGGCTTAAAGATATGCTGCTAGAGGATCCAAAGCTTGGCGTGATTGTCAATGCGAGCAATGAGCAAGCCATCGCACATTTTTTGCAAGATAGGATCAAATTTGGCGCATTGAGCGAGATTGTAGAACAAGCCCTTAGTGTATTTGCCCCTAGTCTTACAGAGCTAGATTCTTATCACGCGATTGCCTCGCTTGATGCCCAAGTGCGTGCGTGGTGCGATGAGCTAATCCAATCTCGCATATCCTAA
- a CDS encoding 2-oxoacid:acceptor oxidoreductase family protein, with translation MEAELRFTGVGGQGVLLAGEILAESRIRAGGYGIQASTYTSQVRGGPTKVDILLDSKEILYPYANEGHIDFMLSTAQVSYDQFKNGVKQGGVIVVEPNLVTPSAEDKKHFKIYEIPIITIAKEEVGNVVTQSVVALGVTVAFTQCVDRDLVYETMISKVPAKVVELNKKAFELGEKYAKNAMA, from the coding sequence ATGGAAGCTGAACTACGATTTACGGGTGTTGGCGGACAGGGTGTTTTGCTAGCGGGTGAGATTCTTGCAGAGTCCAGAATCCGCGCGGGTGGCTATGGCATACAAGCTTCTACTTATACTTCACAGGTGCGTGGTGGTCCTACCAAGGTAGATATTTTGCTAGATTCTAAGGAGATTCTCTATCCTTATGCCAATGAAGGGCATATTGATTTTATGCTCTCCACTGCACAAGTGAGCTATGATCAGTTCAAAAATGGCGTGAAACAAGGCGGTGTTATTGTTGTTGAGCCAAATCTTGTTACCCCTAGTGCTGAAGATAAAAAGCATTTTAAAATCTATGAGATACCTATCATTACCATCGCCAAAGAAGAAGTTGGCAATGTCGTTACCCAATCAGTCGTAGCCCTTGGCGTAACGGTGGCTTTCACGCAATGCGTTGATAGAGATTTGGTCTATGAAACGATGATTTCAAAAGTGCCAGCAAAAGTTGTAGAGCTAAATAAAAAGGCATTTGAGCTAGGTGAAAAATACGCTAAAAATGCTATGGCATAG